In the genome of Triticum urartu cultivar G1812 chromosome 5, Tu2.1, whole genome shotgun sequence, one region contains:
- the LOC125556502 gene encoding uncharacterized protein LOC125556502, whose amino-acid sequence MATQPHQSSKKFLQCEAPPAKRKMGPEQKTKKAGAPALAGKEAFTALELDVAEQLIRLSESSASSGGSFSYLRSVDTPTAPPAKGAIIPGGCVDWEEDEDDEVAGRQRRVKRYRLISEIYAATEPIGERSGSSRTKE is encoded by the coding sequence ATGGCAACCCAGCCACACCAATCGTCCAAGAAATTCCTACAGTGCGAGGCACCCCCGGCGAAACGGAAGATGGGGCCGGAGCAGAAGACGAAGAAGGCCGGGGCGCCAGCACTGGCGGGGAAGGAGGCTTTCACGGCGCTCGAGCTCGACGTGGCCGAGCAGCTCATCCGCCTCAGCGAGAGCAGCGCGTCCTCGGGCGGGTCCTTCTCCTACCTCCGTTCCGTGGACACCCCGACGGCGCCGCCGGCTAAGGGCGCCATAATTCCTGGCGGTTGCGTGGACTGGGAGGAAGATGAGGACGACGAGGTGGCCGGAAGGCAGCGGAGGGTGAAGCGCTACCGCCTGATAAGCGAGATCTACGCCGCGACGGAGCCAATTGGAGAGCGCAGCGGCAGCAGCCGGACGAAGGAATAG